TCAGTCAAGGCTGTTATCGCGGCGCTCTGGACTTCCTTCTTCTTACTTGAGCCAATGAGGGAGAACAGCCAGCGGATTATCTTGTAGGCTATCTTCGCGACTTTTGCACCGAGTTTTCCAAGCCCTTCGGCCGCGTATTCGCCCAGTATGGGAACCCCGGACTTGACGACCTCTTTTAGGGTGTCCGTAACTCTCTCGTATTCTTCATCACTGAGCTCACCAGTTTCGAGGAGAGCGTTTATAAACTCGAGGGCTTTTAGTGCTACTCTTTCATCGTCGTCCTTTACAAGCTCGAGCACGCCCTCTAGGGCAAGCTTTTTTCTCTCGCCTTCAAGTTTTCCCTCGGAGAGCATGTCGGTTAAAACCTGAATGGCGTTTGTCCTTACGTGGGGGTTTTCATCCCTCAGGAGCTCGAAGAGTATCCTAAAGGCCTTGTCGTACTGCTCCGCAAGGGCCTTAACCTCTTTGAGGTGCCAGGTGAGTAAGTCCTTCCTGATACCCTCTTTGTCGATTATTATATCGCCACCCTTCAGCACGGCAAGAAGCGTCAAACCCAGCATAGTCGTCCCCCTACGTATTACGGCGTGTTAGGATTTAAGCTTAGCCCAAAGGGTTATTAAGGTTCTATCTCATGGGCCAACGATGAAAGCCATCGGCGTCATTAGATACTCGCGAAAGGATAGGTTAAGCAAAGTGGAGTTCGAGGAGCTCATCAGGAGTGCTGGTTACGAGGTTCTCTCGATTATCGAACAGAACAGGGATGAGCATCCCCGCTATAATATCGGAAGGGGAAAGCTGGAGGAACTTAAGGAGCTCGTCAGGGAGTTCAAGCCCGACAAAGTCATCTTCGCCAACCGCTTAACCCCGAGTCAGGCCTACAATCTATGGAAAGAGCTTAGGGTTGAGGTAATGGACAGGTGGCAACTTGTCCTTGAGATTTTCGAAAAGAGGGCGCACTCAAAGGAGGCCAAACTTCAGGTTGAGTTGGCTTCGCTCCAGTATGAAGTTCCACTCGTGAAGGAGGCGATAAGGCGAATCAAACTCGGTGACAGGGCCGGTTTCAAGGGGATGGGCGAGTACCAGACCCAGCAGTACCTCAAGCACATCCGCTACAGGATGGGAAAGATAAGGAAGGAGCTTGAGAAGGTCAAGGCCGAGCGGGAAGTGCGGAGAAAGAAGAGGGAAGAGTTCGGCTTTATCCTCGTGTCTCTGGCTGGCTATACAAACGCCGGCAAATCAACGCTCCTCAACGCTTTGGCTGGAGAGAACGTTGAGGCCAGAAACCAGATGTTCACAACCCTTGACACAACCACGAGGCGCTTCAAGCTCTCGGGAAAGAGGGTCCTCTTAACTGACACCGTGGGTTTTATAGATGGGCTTCCACCCTTCATAGTTGAGGCCTTCCATTCAACGCTGGAGGAGATTGTAAAGTCGGACGTAATACTCCTCGTTCTCGACTCGAGTGAACCATGGCGCGAAATAGCGCGGAAGTTCAGGGCTTCTGTGGACGTTCTGAGGGAGCTCAAGGCCCTCGGCAAGCCGATAATCGTAGTTCTCAACAAGGTGGATTTGATTGAAGGGGAAGACGCCGATGAGAAGGTTAGGCTTTTGAAGGAGCTCAGCGAGAGGGTTGGGCTCTTAATAGAGGGCGTTGCCCGGGTCTCTGCAAAGGAGAGGAAGCTTGATGAACTCTACGAAATCCTTGAGAGGACAATCCTCAGGCTTCCAAAATATGGGGCCTTTGAGATTGTCATCGAGAACCCGGAGAAGGTTCCAGCTGTGATGGCCCTTCTGAGCTCTGTTGGCGAGATTCTGTCGGTTGATTATGGAGACGTTACGAGGATTCGGGCTTACATCCAGACCGGGATGCTGAAGGAACTGACAAAAATGGATGTAAAGATAAGAAGGCTGTGATTTAGAGCATCCCGGCAAAGCTGAAAAGCTTAACAAGAACGAACGAAATCCCGATGGCCGTTAGGGGCGTTGCGACCCAGCCGAACAGTATGTCCCTGACCACTTTCTTCTCGACCCCCTGTCCCATTAAAAGTCCCACTCCAACGACACCACCTACTATAGACTGGCTCGAGCTGACCGGAAGCCCGAGGAAGTTGGCCAGACTCACTGATATTGCCGAGCCGAACTGTGCCGCGAATGCTGAAATCGGTCCGAGGGCCGTTATCTTCTTACCGACGGTGTGCATGACGGAGTAGCTGAAGGTCAGAGAGCCTATTGCGAGGCTTATGGCAACGAGAATGCCAGCCATCTTAGGCTCCATAAAGCCAGCTCCAACTAT
The window above is part of the Thermococcus sp. genome. Proteins encoded here:
- the hflX gene encoding GTPase HflX, whose translation is MKAIGVIRYSRKDRLSKVEFEELIRSAGYEVLSIIEQNRDEHPRYNIGRGKLEELKELVREFKPDKVIFANRLTPSQAYNLWKELRVEVMDRWQLVLEIFEKRAHSKEAKLQVELASLQYEVPLVKEAIRRIKLGDRAGFKGMGEYQTQQYLKHIRYRMGKIRKELEKVKAEREVRRKKREEFGFILVSLAGYTNAGKSTLLNALAGENVEARNQMFTTLDTTTRRFKLSGKRVLLTDTVGFIDGLPPFIVEAFHSTLEEIVKSDVILLVLDSSEPWREIARKFRASVDVLRELKALGKPIIVVLNKVDLIEGEDADEKVRLLKELSERVGLLIEGVARVSAKERKLDELYEILERTILRLPKYGAFEIVIENPEKVPAVMALLSSVGEILSVDYGDVTRIRAYIQTGMLKELTKMDVKIRRL